In the genome of Brachionichthys hirsutus isolate HB-005 chromosome 23, CSIRO-AGI_Bhir_v1, whole genome shotgun sequence, one region contains:
- the LOC137911628 gene encoding C-type isolectin Sp-CL4-like: MRPAVGAAALLLVCCLATVRADSCKRPPKECGDGWRRIDMNRCAKFFKELHTFSEAENRCHALESDLVSVHNIYELVNVLCLTIISKKPRRPIWIGAKLSSDQRQIQWTDGSLFDYAFWDKGEPNNVDNMEECIEMSVKSKSKEKAGRGYGRWKNAKCSKENYFVCAKEM, from the exons ATGCGTCCTGCTGTGGGAGCTGCTGCCCTGCTGTTGGTGTGCTGTCTGGCCACCGTGAGAG CCGACAGTTGTAAACGACCACCTAAGGAATGCGGAGACGGATGGAGACGCATTGATATGAATCGCTGCGCTAAATTCTTCAAAGAGCTGCACACCTTCAGTGAGGCAGAG aacCGCTGTCACGCCTTAGAAAGCGACCTGGTGTCCGTGCACAACATTTATGAGCTGGTCAATGTCCTTTGTTTGACCATCATTTCCAAGAAGCCTCGCAGGCCTATTTGGATTGGAGCCAAATTATCAAGCGATCAG AGACAGATCCAATGGACTGATGGCTCTTTGTTTGATTACGCCTTCTGGGATAAAGGTGAACCAAACAATGTTGATAACATGGAAGAATGCATTGAAATGAGCGTCAAAAgtaaatcaaaagaaaaagctggAAGAG gATATGGACGATGGAAGAATGCAAAATGCTCAAAGgagaattattttgtgtgtgcaaaggAGATGTGA
- the LOC137911642 gene encoding LOW QUALITY PROTEIN: C-type isolectin Sp-CL4-like (The sequence of the model RefSeq protein was modified relative to this genomic sequence to represent the inferred CDS: substituted 1 base at 1 genomic stop codon) produces MRPAVGAAALLXVCCLATVRAGYDNGICNRPEKCEDRWIRIAMNRCAKYFKELHTFSEAEDRCHALESDLVSLHTNVEMFNVLCLTFTMNRAPNPIWIGAKLSSDQRQFQWTDGSLFDYAFWHEGEPNNVDNMEECIEMNFKRYGKWNDAKCSKENYFVCAKEM; encoded by the exons ATGCGTCCTGCTGTGGGAGCTGCTGCCCTGCTGTAGGTGTGCTGTCTGGCCACCGTGAGAG CCGGGTACGACAATGGCATATGTAACCGACCTGAGAAATGCGAAGACCGATGGATCCGCATTGCTATGAATCGCTGCGCTAAATACTTCAAAGAGCTGCACACCTTCAGTGAGGCAGAG gaccGTTGTCACGCCTTAGAAAGCGACCTGGTGTCCCTGCACACCAATGTTGAGATGTTCAATGTCCTTTGTTTGACCTTCACTATGAACAGGGCTCCCAATCCTATTTGGATTGGAGCAAAATTATCAAGCGATCAG AGACAGTTCCAATGGACTGATGGCTCTTTGTTTGATTACGCCTTCTGGCATGAAGGTGAACCAAACAATGTTGATAACATGGAAGAATGCATTGAAATGAACTTCAAAA gATATGGAAAATGGAATGATGCCAAATGCTCAAAGgagaattattttgtgtgtgcaaaggAGATGTGA
- the LOC137911636 gene encoding C-type isolectin Sp-CL4-like, translated as MRPAVGAAALLLVCCLATVRANICNQPDECGDGWIRIAQNRCAKYFKELHTFSEAEDRCHALESDLVSVHNIDEMFNVLCLTFIFNKLRRPIWIGAKLSSDQRQFQWTDGSLFDYAFWDKGEPNNVDNMEECIEMDVKRYGQWNNAKCSKENYFVCEKEM; from the exons ATGCGTCCTGCTGTGGGAGCTGCTGCCCTGCTGTTGGTGTGCTGTCTGGCCACCGTGAGAG CCAACATATGTAACCAACCTGACGAATGCGGAGACGGATGGATCCGCATTGCTCAGAATCGCTGCGCTAAATACTTCAAAGAGCTGCACACCTTCAGTGAGGCAGAG gACCGCTGTCACGCCTTAGAAAGCGACCTGGTGTCCGTGCACAACATTGATGAGATGTTCAATGTCCTTTGTTTGACCTTCATTTTCAACAAGCTTCGCAGGCCTATTTGGATTGGAGCAAAATTATCAAGCGATCAG AGACAGTTCCAATGGACTGATGGCTCTTTGTTTGATTACGCCTTCTGGGATAAAGGTGAACCAAACAATGTTGATAACATGGAAGAATGCATTGAAATGGACGTCAAAA gATATGGACAATGGAATAATGCAAAATGCTCAAAGgagaattattttgtgtgtgaaaaggaGATGTGA
- the LOC137911640 gene encoding C-type isolectin Sp-CL4-like: MRPAVGAAALLLVCCLATVRADRCKRLKECGDGWSRIAQNRCAKFPQELHTFSEAENRCHALESDLVSVHNIYEMVNVLCLTIIFKKLRRPIWIGAKLSSDQRQFQWTDGSLFDYAFWDEVEPNNVDNMEECIEMNVKRYGRWKNAKCSKENYFVCAKEM, translated from the exons ATGCGTCCTGCTGTGGGAGCTGCTGCCCTGCTGTTGGTGTGCTGTCTGGCCACCGTGAGAG CCGACAGATGTAAACGACTTAAGGAATGCGGAGACGGATGGAGCCGCATTGCTCAGAATCGCTGCGCTAAATTCCCCCAAGAGCTGCACACCTTCAGTGAGGCAGAG aacCGCTGTCACGCCTTAGAAAGCGACCTGGTGTCCGTGCACAACATTTATGAGATGGTCAATGTCCTTTGTTTGACCATCATTTTCAAGAAGCTTCGCAGGCCTATTTGGATTGGAGCCAAATTATCAAGCGATCAG AGACAGTTCCAATGGACTGATGGCTCTTTGTTTGATTACGCCTTCTGGGATGAAGTTGAACCAAACAATGTTGATAACATGGAAGAATGCATTGAAATGAACGTCAAAA gATATGGACGatggaaaaatgcaaaatgcTCAAAGgagaattattttgtgtgtgcaaaggAGATGTGA
- the LOC137911637 gene encoding C-type isolectin Sp-CL4-like, which translates to MRPAVGAAALLLVCCLATVRANICNQLHKCGDGWSRIATNRCAKYFKELHTFSEAENRCHALESDLVSMHNIDEMFNVFCLTFTMDRAPNPIWIGAKLSSDQRQFQWTLGSLFDYAFWDKGEPNNVDNMEECIEMDVKRYGQWNNAKCSKENYFVCEKEM; encoded by the exons ATGCGTCCTGCTGTGGGAGCTGCTGCCCTGCTGTTGGTGTGCTGTCTGGCCACCGTGAGAG CCAACATATGTAACCAACTTCATAAATGCGGAGACGGATGGAGCCGCATTGCTACGAATCGCTGCGCTAAATACTTCAAAGAGCTGCACACCTTCAGTGAGGCAGAG aacCGCTGTCACGCCTTAGAAAGCGACCTGGTGTCCATGCACAACATTGATGAGATGTTCAATGTCTTTTGTTTGACCTTCACTATGGACAGGGCTCCCAATCCTATTTGGATTGGAGCAAAATTATCAAGCGATCAG AGACAGTTCCAATGGACTCTTGGCTCTTTGTTTGATTACGCCTTCTGGGATAAAGGTGAACCAAACAATGTTGATAACATGGAAGAATGCATTGAAATGGACGTCAAAA gATATGGACAATGGAATAATGCAAAATGCTCAAAGgagaattattttgtgtgtgaaaaggaGATGTGA